A section of the Enterococcus montenegrensis genome encodes:
- the gyrA gene encoding DNA gyrase subunit A has product MKNSFIDYAMSVIVARALPDVRDGLKPVHRRILYGMNELGVTTDKPHKKSARIVGDVMGKYHPHGDSAIYESMVRMAQPFSYRYMLVDGHGNFGSVDGDGAAAMRYTEARMSKLALEMLRDINKDTVDFTSNYDDTEREPEVLPARFPNLLVNGTTGIAVGMATNIPPHNLNEVTAAINLLMENPEVTTNELMEVLPGPDFPTGGLVMGKSGIRRAYETGKGSITVRGRVEVMDMPNGKERILVTELPYMVNKAKLIERISELHRDKRIEGITDLRDESSREGMRIVIDVRRDVSASVILNNLYKLTALQSSFGFNMLAIEKGVPKILSLKRILENYVEHQQEVVTRRTAFDKAKAEARAHILEGLRIALDHIDEIIAIIRRSNTDDEAKNTLMAKFELSDRQAQAILDMRLRRLTGLERDKIEKEYQELLALIKDLADILARPERVNEIIQTELGELTQRFGDKRRTELLVGEVLSLEDEDLIEEEEVVITLTNNGYIKRLANSEFRAQRRGGRGVQGMGVHDEDFVKTLVSCSTHDTLLFFTNAGKVYKAKGYEIPEYGRTAKGIPVINLLGIDSAEKIQTIIAVSGQSDNKYLFFTTLLGVVKRTSVDAFSNIRSNGLIAINLKENDELVDVLETSGDDTMIIGTHAGYSVTFKEEAVRDMGRTASGVRGIRLRENDFVVGVSVITDDKEVLVITENGYGKRTAGAEYPVKGRGGKGIKTANITPKNGPLAGLTTVGGDEDIMLVTNKGVIIRFNVASVSQTGRATLGVRLMKLENDAKVVTMAAVEAEPAEPETESVETTETSDATIDAKADTNSPATNDAGDEDSAE; this is encoded by the coding sequence ATGAAAAACTCATTTATCGATTACGCCATGAGTGTTATTGTAGCGCGGGCATTGCCAGACGTTCGGGATGGTTTAAAACCGGTTCACCGCCGGATTTTATATGGGATGAATGAATTAGGTGTAACAACAGACAAACCCCATAAAAAATCAGCCAGAATCGTCGGGGACGTTATGGGTAAATATCACCCCCACGGCGACTCTGCGATTTATGAGTCCATGGTACGGATGGCGCAACCATTTAGCTATCGTTATATGTTAGTAGACGGGCATGGTAACTTTGGTTCTGTCGATGGTGACGGGGCCGCTGCTATGCGGTATACCGAAGCTAGAATGAGTAAATTAGCTTTGGAAATGTTGCGAGACATCAATAAAGATACGGTTGATTTCACCAGCAACTACGATGATACCGAACGTGAACCAGAAGTTTTACCCGCAAGATTTCCTAATCTGTTAGTTAACGGAACTACTGGGATTGCTGTTGGGATGGCAACCAATATTCCACCTCATAATTTAAACGAAGTAACCGCAGCGATTAATTTATTAATGGAAAATCCGGAGGTGACAACCAATGAATTGATGGAAGTTTTACCCGGACCAGATTTCCCAACCGGTGGTTTAGTCATGGGTAAATCCGGTATTCGCCGTGCCTATGAAACAGGGAAAGGTTCCATTACCGTGCGCGGTCGCGTTGAAGTTATGGACATGCCAAACGGCAAAGAACGAATTTTAGTGACAGAATTGCCTTACATGGTCAATAAAGCGAAATTGATTGAACGTATCTCAGAGTTACATCGAGATAAACGAATTGAAGGCATCACGGATTTACGGGATGAATCAAGCCGTGAAGGGATGCGGATTGTCATTGACGTGCGCCGGGATGTTTCAGCTTCTGTTATTTTGAATAACCTTTACAAATTAACAGCGCTGCAATCTTCTTTTGGCTTTAACATGTTGGCTATTGAAAAAGGCGTACCAAAGATTTTAAGCTTAAAACGCATTTTGGAAAACTATGTGGAGCACCAACAAGAAGTGGTGACTCGCAGAACAGCCTTTGATAAAGCTAAAGCAGAAGCCCGTGCTCATATTTTAGAGGGCTTGCGGATCGCCTTAGATCACATTGATGAAATTATTGCGATCATTCGTAGATCCAATACCGATGATGAAGCTAAAAATACTTTAATGGCAAAATTCGAATTGTCCGACCGCCAAGCGCAAGCGATTTTAGATATGCGCTTACGTCGTTTAACCGGTTTGGAACGGGACAAAATCGAAAAAGAATACCAAGAACTATTGGCTCTAATTAAAGATTTAGCTGACATTTTAGCGCGTCCAGAACGCGTAAATGAAATCATTCAAACTGAATTAGGTGAATTAACCCAACGCTTTGGAGACAAACGCCGGACAGAACTTTTAGTCGGTGAAGTGCTAAGTTTAGAAGACGAAGACTTAATCGAAGAAGAAGAAGTTGTGATTACATTGACCAACAACGGTTATATCAAACGACTAGCCAACAGCGAATTTCGCGCGCAACGTCGTGGTGGCCGTGGCGTTCAGGGAATGGGTGTTCACGATGAAGACTTCGTGAAAACTTTAGTTTCTTGTTCAACTCATGATACATTGCTATTTTTCACCAATGCCGGTAAAGTTTACAAAGCCAAAGGATATGAAATTCCAGAATACGGCAGGACTGCAAAAGGAATTCCAGTTATCAACTTATTAGGTATTGATTCTGCCGAAAAAATTCAGACAATTATTGCAGTTAGTGGTCAAAGCGACAATAAATATTTGTTCTTTACGACCTTATTAGGGGTAGTAAAACGAACTTCTGTGGATGCCTTTAGCAATATTCGCAGTAACGGTTTAATTGCCATTAATTTAAAAGAAAACGATGAATTAGTCGATGTTTTAGAAACAAGCGGCGACGACACCATGATTATTGGTACCCATGCTGGTTATTCGGTTACCTTTAAAGAAGAAGCTGTCCGCGATATGGGACGAACGGCTTCAGGTGTTCGGGGGATTCGCTTAAGAGAAAATGATTTTGTCGTTGGCGTTTCAGTTATCACAGACGACAAAGAAGTATTAGTGATTACAGAAAACGGTTATGGCAAGCGCACAGCAGGCGCTGAGTACCCTGTCAAAGGTCGTGGGGGTAAAGGGATTAAAACTGCCAATATCACCCCTAAAAATGGTCCATTAGCTGGTTTAACGACAGTTGGTGGTGACGAAGATATTATGCTTGTAACCAATAAGGGTGTTATTATCCGCTTTAACGTTGCTTCTGTTTCACAAACCGGTCGCGCAACATTAGGTGTCCGCTTAATGAAACTAGAAAACGATGCGAAAGTAGTC